The proteins below are encoded in one region of Helianthus annuus cultivar XRQ/B chromosome 2, HanXRQr2.0-SUNRISE, whole genome shotgun sequence:
- the LOC110922921 gene encoding thylakoid lumenal protein TL20.3, chloroplastic isoform X2, with product MSIEFESSQFDFYRRSEVKSWKSLVSSALAAAVITLGCDMSALADLNKFEADVRGEFGIGSAAQFGSADLRKAVHVNENFRRANFTSADMRESDFSGSTFNGAYLEKAVAYKANFTGADLSDTLMDRMVLNEANLTNAILVRTVLTRSDLGRAVIEGADFSDAVLDLTQKQALCKYASGTNPTTGVSTRTSLGCGNSRRNAYGSPSSPLLSAPPPKLLDRDGFCDDATGLCDAK from the exons ATGTCGATTGAATTCGAATCTTCACAATTCGATTTCTACCGAAG ATCTGAGGTGAAGAGCTGGAAATCTCTGGTTTCGAGTGCGTTAGCAGCTGCGGTGATTACGTTAGGTTGTGATATGTCTGCTTTGGCGGATTTGAATAAGTTTGAGGCGGATGTTCGTGGTGAATTCGGTATCGGATCCGCTGCTCAGTTCGGTTCTGCTGATCTCAG GAAAGCGGTTCATGTTAACGAGAATTTCAG GAGAGCAAATTTCACATCTGCTGATATGAGAGAATCGGATTTTAGCGGGTCAACATTCAACGGTGCATATCTTGAGAAAGCAGTAGCCTACAAAGCAAATTTCACAG GGGCAGATTTGAGTGATACGCTGATGGATCGCATG GTCTTAAATGAAGCTAATCTCACAAATGCCATCCTAGTCAGAACAGTTCTCACCCGCAGTGATCTTGGACGTGCTGTTATTGAAGGTGCTGACTTTAGCGATGCTGTTTTGGATCTTACCCAAAAACAG GCTCTTTGCAAATATGCAAGTGGAACAAATCCAACAACAGGAGTTAGCACCAGAACAAGTTTAGGGTGTGGAAACAGTAGACGTAACGCCTACGGTAGTCCTTCTTCCCCGTTGTTAAGTGCTCCACCCCCGAAACTTCTTGACCGTGACGGATTTTGTGATGATGCTACTGGACTCTGTGATGCAAAGTAA
- the LOC110922921 gene encoding thylakoid lumenal protein TL20.3, chloroplastic isoform X1: protein MALNSLSSLPIKTLNISPSSSSSSHGVFYLNPPSKSTTSRFNPRNAISPKDNVTRSDPKNSKSLVSTSPCRLNSNLHNSISTEDNMNRSEVKSWKSLVSSALAAAVITLGCDMSALADLNKFEADVRGEFGIGSAAQFGSADLRKAVHVNENFRRANFTSADMRESDFSGSTFNGAYLEKAVAYKANFTGADLSDTLMDRMVLNEANLTNAILVRTVLTRSDLGRAVIEGADFSDAVLDLTQKQALCKYASGTNPTTGVSTRTSLGCGNSRRNAYGSPSSPLLSAPPPKLLDRDGFCDDATGLCDAK from the exons ATGGCGCTAAATTCACTTTCATCACtaccaatcaaaaccctaaacatctcaccttcttcttcttcctcctcacATGGCGTCTTCTACCTCAATCCTCCATCAAAATCCACAACATCTCGATTCAATCCACGCAATGCGATCTCCCCCAAAG ATAATGTAACCAGATCAGATCCAAAGAACTCGAAATCTCTCGTTTCCACTTCACCATGTCGATTGAATTCGAATCTTCACAATTCGATTTCTACCGAAG ATAATATGAACAGATCTGAGGTGAAGAGCTGGAAATCTCTGGTTTCGAGTGCGTTAGCAGCTGCGGTGATTACGTTAGGTTGTGATATGTCTGCTTTGGCGGATTTGAATAAGTTTGAGGCGGATGTTCGTGGTGAATTCGGTATCGGATCCGCTGCTCAGTTCGGTTCTGCTGATCTCAG GAAAGCGGTTCATGTTAACGAGAATTTCAG GAGAGCAAATTTCACATCTGCTGATATGAGAGAATCGGATTTTAGCGGGTCAACATTCAACGGTGCATATCTTGAGAAAGCAGTAGCCTACAAAGCAAATTTCACAG GGGCAGATTTGAGTGATACGCTGATGGATCGCATG GTCTTAAATGAAGCTAATCTCACAAATGCCATCCTAGTCAGAACAGTTCTCACCCGCAGTGATCTTGGACGTGCTGTTATTGAAGGTGCTGACTTTAGCGATGCTGTTTTGGATCTTACCCAAAAACAG GCTCTTTGCAAATATGCAAGTGGAACAAATCCAACAACAGGAGTTAGCACCAGAACAAGTTTAGGGTGTGGAAACAGTAGACGTAACGCCTACGGTAGTCCTTCTTCCCCGTTGTTAAGTGCTCCACCCCCGAAACTTCTTGACCGTGACGGATTTTGTGATGATGCTACTGGACTCTGTGATGCAAAGTAA
- the LOC110922937 gene encoding NAC domain-containing protein 7: MNNFSHVPPGFRFHPTDEELVDYYLRKKIASKRIDLDVIKDIDLYRIEPWDLQDLCKLGTEEQNDWYFFSYKDKKYPTGNRTNRATKAGFWKATGRDKGIYSKNNLVGMRKTLVFYKGRAPNGQKSDWIMHEYRLETNENNTSQEEGWVVCRAFKKGITTVRRMDEYHSLCRFDDQVSFMPNFEPPRITNPYTSTSSYHHQFLAKSELDQLHYNLHQDHPFLQLPQLESPNIQHTPAPNFQPTTQQLNINLLYGNSGEQDLQVTDWRLLDKYVASQLTNDQEPSKPLPSPDMSEHIHLLLCESKSEEMTSECASISTSTCQVDLWK; this comes from the exons ATGAATAACTTTTCACATGTTCCTCCCGGTTTTAGATTCCACCCAACGGATGAAGAACTTGTAGATTACTACCTCAGGAAAAAGATTGCGTCGAAAAGAATTGATCTTGATGTTATCAAAGACATTGATCTCTATAGGATTGAGCCATGGGACCTTCAAG ATTTATGCAAGCTAGGAACTGAGGAGCAAAATGATTGGTATTTCTTTAGCTACAAGGATAAGAAGTACCCAACAGGAAATCGCACGAATAGAGCCACAAAAGCTGGCTTTTGGAAAGCCACTGGAAGAGATAAGGGCATATACTCCAAGAACAATTTAGTTGGCATGAGAAAGACCTTGGTGTTCTACAAAGGTCGAGCACCAAATGGACAGAAATCAGATTGGATAATGCATGAGTATAGACTAGAAACAAATGAAAACAACACTTCTCAG GAAGAAGGATGGGTTGTATGCAGGGCATTCAAGAAGGGAATAACGACTGTTCGTAGGATGGATGAATACCATTCGTTGTGCCGGTTTGATGATCAAGTTTCATTCATGCCAAATTTTGAACCACCAAGGATAACTAATCCTTACACTTCAACTAGTTCATACCATCACCAGTTCCTTGCAAAATCGGAGCTCGATCAATTGCATTACAACTTACATCAAGATCACCCCTTCCTTCAACTTCCCCAACTAGAATCTCCCAACATTCAACATACCCCTGCTCCCAATTTTCAACCAACAACTCAACAGTTGAACATCAACTTGCTTTATGGTAACAGTGGTGAACAAGATCTTCAAGTGACTGATTGGCGGTTACTTGATAAATATGTTGCTTCACAGCTTACTAATGATCAAGAACCTTCTAAACCTCTTCCATCTCCCGATATGTCTGAACATATACACCTGCTTTTATGTGAGTCTAAGAGCGAAGAAATGACATCAGAATGTGCTTCAATATCTACCTCTACTTGCCAGGTTGATCTTTGGAAGTAA